From the Clostridium putrefaciens genome, one window contains:
- a CDS encoding YlmC/YmxH family sporulation protein produces the protein MEMDMHSINNIKVMEVIDINTGVKLGYIKDVKVDCENYKIVSVIVPVQKNSWFSKIDVIEIPWEKILKIGVDVILVDNYIIREDA, from the coding sequence ATGGAAATGGATATGCATTCTATAAATAATATAAAGGTTATGGAAGTTATAGATATAAACACAGGAGTGAAACTCGGATATATAAAAGATGTAAAGGTTGATTGTGAAAATTACAAAATAGTTTCTGTAATAGTACCAGTTCAAAAGAATTCTTGGTTTAGTAAAATAGATGTTATAGAAATACCTTGGGAAAAGATTCTTAAAATAGGTGTAGATGTTATACTAGTTGATAATTATATAATTAGAGAAGATGCATAG
- the sigE gene encoding RNA polymerase sporulation sigma factor SigE, which translates to MNIKVLINRIISKFELFFKKIYYIGGNDALPPPLTREEEEDLVLRLMKGEETVRSVLIERNLRLVVYIARKFENTGIAIEDLISVGTIGLIKAVNTFNPEKKIKLATYGSRCIENEILMYLRRNSKIKAEISFYEPLNIDWDGNELLLSDILGTESDMVYNIIEDEVDKELLFLAMEKLNDREKEIVKLRFGLVGKNEKTQKEVADMLGISQSYISRLEKRIIKRLKKEINKML; encoded by the coding sequence ATGAATATTAAAGTACTTATTAATAGGATAATATCAAAGTTTGAATTATTTTTTAAGAAAATTTATTATATAGGAGGTAACGATGCACTACCTCCACCTTTAACAAGAGAAGAGGAAGAAGATTTAGTACTAAGGCTTATGAAGGGGGAAGAAACTGTAAGGAGTGTTTTAATAGAAAGAAATTTAAGATTAGTTGTTTATATAGCAAGAAAGTTTGAAAATACAGGTATAGCTATAGAAGATTTAATTTCTGTTGGAACTATAGGACTTATTAAAGCTGTAAATACCTTTAATCCGGAAAAAAAGATTAAGCTTGCAACCTATGGATCTAGATGTATAGAAAATGAAATACTAATGTACTTAAGGCGTAATAGTAAAATAAAAGCTGAAATATCATTTTATGAACCTTTAAATATAGACTGGGATGGAAATGAACTTTTATTATCTGATATATTAGGAACAGAAAGCGATATGGTATATAACATTATAGAAGATGAGGTGGATAAAGAATTATTATTTCTAGCCATGGAAAAGCTTAATGATAGAGAAAAAGAAATAGTTAAATTAAGGTTTGGATTAGTTGGGAAAAACGAAAAGACTCAAAAGGAAGTAGCTGATATGCTTGGTATATCACAATCTTATATTTCTAGATTAGAAAAAAGAATAATTAAAAGATTAAAAAAGGAAATAAATAAAATGTTATAG
- the pgeF gene encoding peptidoglycan editing factor PgeF, whose translation MKDILIDKRFQFIHEVIGGANFYFSTSYNEVSFKIDENDGILNINKLKDIMNLKEIKYLKQLHSDIIKVNPKGEEIGDAIICKKRDIAIGVFTADCAPILIFDKDTKAMAAVHSGWRGTYKLILLKTLQKMKEEYGTKAENIVAYIGPHNGVCCYEVGEGVKEEFKKEEFYNNKSIFEGNNLNITACLKYQLNSFGVLEQNIFDDNLCTYCAKDYKLHSYRKTGVNSGRLFSFLYYS comes from the coding sequence GTGAAAGATATATTGATAGATAAAAGGTTTCAGTTTATTCATGAAGTTATTGGTGGAGCTAATTTTTATTTTTCCACATCTTATAATGAAGTAAGTTTTAAAATAGACGAGAATGATGGAATCTTAAATATAAATAAATTAAAAGATATTATGAACTTAAAGGAAATTAAATATTTAAAACAATTGCATAGTGACATTATAAAGGTTAATCCAAAAGGTGAAGAAATAGGTGATGCAATCATCTGTAAAAAGAGGGATATAGCTATTGGGGTTTTTACAGCAGACTGTGCACCTATACTTATTTTTGACAAAGACACAAAAGCTATGGCAGCTGTTCATAGTGGATGGAGAGGAACTTATAAATTGATTTTGCTTAAGACATTACAGAAAATGAAGGAGGAGTATGGAACTAAGGCAGAGAATATTGTAGCTTATATAGGTCCACATAATGGGGTATGTTGCTATGAAGTAGGTGAGGGAGTTAAGGAAGAATTTAAAAAGGAAGAATTTTATAATAATAAAAGTATATTTGAAGGAAATAATTTAAATATAACGGCCTGTCTTAAGTATCAACTAAATTCATTCGGAGTCTTAGAACAGAATATATTTGATGATAATTTATGTACATATTGTGCAAAAGATTATAAATT
- the spoIIGA gene encoding sigma-E processing peptidase SpoIIGA has protein sequence MIVYLDVLLIENFIVNLFLICITSDTMKIKLKVTNAILSAVFATSYVMVILIPKLNIFNAIYIKIPLVMGFMIIAFKKLNVGFILKSSAIYIIYSMLLSGLCFFMGINNINIMDQNKTLESFSYKYILMSMMILYIFINRIINFIKDRYIVDNLIYSVEIFYKGKVKSFKGFLDTGNELREPATDLPVIIVERGALGDITLEEKERYMIPYQVVNGSKGRLQGFKPEYITLSYKKDEKVSIKPIEAIICICDNSLSKGGEYSALLSRGIL, from the coding sequence TTGATAGTTTATTTAGATGTACTGCTAATTGAAAATTTCATAGTAAATTTATTCTTAATATGTATAACCTCAGATACTATGAAGATAAAGCTCAAAGTTACAAATGCTATATTATCTGCAGTTTTTGCTACATCATATGTAATGGTTATATTGATACCAAAGTTAAATATCTTTAATGCAATTTATATAAAGATACCTTTAGTTATGGGTTTTATGATTATTGCATTTAAGAAGTTAAATGTAGGATTTATATTAAAATCTTCTGCAATTTACATTATATATTCGATGTTGTTAAGTGGATTATGTTTTTTTATGGGTATAAATAATATAAATATAATGGATCAAAATAAGACTTTGGAGAGCTTTTCTTATAAATATATATTAATGTCTATGATGATATTATATATATTCATAAATCGAATAATAAATTTTATAAAAGATAGATATATTGTTGATAATTTAATATATAGTGTAGAAATATTTTACAAAGGTAAAGTAAAATCTTTTAAAGGTTTTTTGGATACTGGAAATGAACTCAGGGAGCCTGCTACTGACTTGCCTGTTATTATTGTTGAAAGGGGGGCTTTAGGTGATATAACATTAGAAGAGAAAGAAAGATATATGATACCCTACCAAGTTGTAAATGGCTCTAAGGGAAGGTTACAGGGGTTTAAACCAGAATATATTACACTATCTTATAAGAAAGATGAAAAGGTATCCATTAAGCCAATAGAAGCCATTATATGTATATGTGACAATTCATTAAGCAAAGGTGGAGAGTATTCTGCTTTATTATCAAGAGGAATATTATAA
- the nrdR gene encoding transcriptional regulator NrdR, which produces MKCPYCAYEESRVVDSRATEDKLAIRRRRECVSCSKRYTTYEKVEDIPILVIKKDLAREYFDKNKIINGLIKACQKRPISRSQIESLASDIEKELSNSMTTEIKSEDIGEMIMDRLKEVDEISYVRFASVYRQFKDINSFMEEIKSIMSK; this is translated from the coding sequence TTGAAATGTCCATACTGCGCTTACGAAGAAAGTAGGGTTGTAGATTCTAGAGCTACAGAAGACAAGCTAGCGATTAGGAGGAGACGAGAATGTGTATCTTGTAGTAAAAGATATACAACCTATGAAAAAGTTGAAGACATTCCTATATTAGTCATAAAGAAAGATCTTGCAAGAGAATACTTTGATAAAAACAAGATAATAAATGGATTAATAAAAGCTTGTCAAAAAAGACCTATATCAAGGTCACAAATAGAGAGTTTAGCAAGTGATATAGAAAAAGAATTAAGTAATAGCATGACTACAGAAATAAAATCAGAGGATATAGGCGAAATGATTATGGACAGGTTAAAGGAAGTAGACGAAATATCTTATGTTAGATTTGCATCAGTATATAGACAATTTAAGGATATAAACTCCTTTATGGAAGAAATTAAAAGTATAATGAGTAAATAA
- the sigG gene encoding RNA polymerase sporulation sigma factor SigG has translation MMINKVEICGVNTSKLPVLKDKEMKKMLLEIQNGDDSSRDDFIKGNLRLVLSVIQRFNNRGENADDLFQVGCIGLMKAIDNFDLSQNVRFSTYAVPMIIGEIRRYLRDNNSIRVSRSLRDIAYKALMARDKLVNENNKEPTISQIAKELNIPREEVVFALDAIQDPVSLFEPIYHDGGDAIYVMDQIKDTKNIDDSWLQDISIKEAMKKLNNREKLILNLRFFDGRTQMEVAEEIGISQAQVSRLEKTALKHMKKYI, from the coding sequence ATGATGATCAATAAGGTTGAAATTTGCGGAGTTAATACATCTAAGTTACCGGTTTTAAAAGATAAAGAAATGAAAAAGATGTTACTTGAGATTCAAAATGGGGATGATAGCTCAAGAGATGACTTTATTAAAGGTAATCTTAGATTGGTTTTAAGTGTGATTCAAAGATTTAATAATAGAGGAGAAAATGCAGATGACCTTTTTCAAGTAGGATGTATAGGTCTTATGAAAGCTATAGATAACTTTGATTTAAGTCAAAATGTTCGATTTTCAACCTATGCTGTTCCTATGATAATAGGAGAAATAAGACGATACCTAAGAGATAACAATTCTATAAGAGTTAGTAGATCTTTAAGGGATATAGCATATAAAGCTTTAATGGCAAGAGATAAATTAGTAAATGAAAACAATAAAGAACCTACTATATCTCAAATTGCAAAGGAACTAAATATCCCACGGGAAGAGGTTGTGTTTGCTTTAGATGCCATACAAGATCCAGTATCTTTATTTGAACCTATATATCATGACGGAGGAGATGCTATATATGTAATGGATCAAATAAAAGATACTAAAAATATTGATGACAGTTGGCTACAAGATATATCAATAAAAGAAGCCATGAAAAAGTTAAACAATAGAGAAAAACTTATATTAAATCTACGCTTTTTTGATGGGAGGACCCAAATGGAGGTAGCAGAAGAAATAGGTATATCACAGGCTCAAGTATCTAGGTTAGAAAAAACAGCATTAAAACATATGAAAAAGTACATATAA